From a single Candidatus Defluviilinea gracilis genomic region:
- a CDS encoding SMP-30/gluconolactonase/LRE family protein, with amino-acid sequence MRVELLYDAKATLGEGPVWDARAQTLYWLDILSKRIYANADVIAELDDFIGCLTLRQRGGLILAKRLSFWTFDLVAASSTFLAAPADEPATNRFNDGKCDPRGRFLAGTMNLNETDSTGSLYSFDGKSITKLLSDVTISNGMTWSADGKTFYYIDTPTRQVQAFDYDLDSGAIANPRIAVTIPASLGWPDGMTSDSQGNLWIAMWGGAQVTKWNPHTGQLLEQIPVPALQPSSCVFGGKNMNELFITSACKDMDDAALTKYPLSGGVFRVETNVEGMPMFEFAG; translated from the coding sequence ATGCGCGTCGAATTGTTGTACGATGCCAAAGCAACCTTGGGCGAAGGTCCTGTGTGGGATGCGCGCGCGCAAACTTTATACTGGCTCGACATCCTCAGCAAACGCATCTATGCCAACGCGGATGTGATCGCTGAATTGGATGACTTCATCGGATGTCTGACTCTTCGTCAGCGCGGCGGACTCATCCTTGCGAAACGCCTCTCTTTCTGGACGTTCGATCTGGTTGCCGCTTCGTCAACTTTTCTCGCCGCCCCAGCGGACGAGCCCGCGACCAACCGCTTCAACGACGGAAAATGTGACCCACGCGGACGTTTCCTCGCTGGCACGATGAATCTCAACGAAACGGACTCAACTGGCTCGCTATATTCCTTCGATGGGAAATCCATCACGAAATTATTGTCGGACGTCACCATCTCCAACGGCATGACGTGGAGCGCGGACGGCAAAACGTTTTATTACATAGACACGCCCACACGCCAAGTACAAGCCTTCGATTATGATCTCGACTCAGGCGCGATCGCCAACCCGCGCATCGCGGTGACCATCCCCGCATCCCTCGGCTGGCCCGACGGCATGACCTCCGATTCGCAAGGCAACTTGTGGATCGCCATGTGGGGCGGCGCGCAGGTCACAAAATGGAATCCGCACACGGGTCAACTGCTGGAGCAAATCCCTGTGCCTGCGCTTCAACCGTCATCGTGCGTCTTTGGCGGGAAGAACATGAACGAACTCTTCATCACCTCCGCTTGCAAGGACATGGATGATGCCGCGTTGACGAAGTATCCGCTTTCGGGCGGCGTCTTCCGCGTCGAGACGAACGTGGAAGGTATGCCAATGTTCGAGTTCGCAGGGTAA
- a CDS encoding magnesium transporter CorA family protein → MLTIYKTTEGGIEELKSMENGAWVKAVDPTPEEIQQLVQWGVDPDYINNSLDLDEMPRMERDDDYTFILIRIPHRQPESDIPYTTIPLGIFIKGNMIVTICRYEKEMFQVLANRKYRLLKTGKRYRFALYIFLETATRYLTHLREINRKTETIEDQLQKSTRNREVLELLKYQKSLTYFATALRSNEVMMERVQRTQIFNYYEEDQDLLEDVLTENQQAIQMTSINAEILSSMMDAFASIISNNLNGVMKALAALTIIVSLPGTVAGFFGMNVMLPLSDGEPTAFLIVFGIALALTAVATFIFYKRDWF, encoded by the coding sequence ATGCTCACCATTTACAAAACCACCGAGGGCGGAATCGAAGAATTGAAATCCATGGAAAACGGCGCATGGGTAAAAGCCGTAGACCCAACGCCCGAGGAAATTCAACAACTCGTGCAATGGGGCGTGGACCCGGACTACATCAACAACTCGCTCGACCTGGACGAAATGCCGCGCATGGAACGCGACGACGATTACACGTTCATCTTGATCCGCATCCCGCACCGCCAGCCCGAAAGCGACATCCCGTACACCACCATCCCGCTTGGAATTTTTATCAAAGGCAACATGATCGTCACCATTTGCCGTTACGAAAAAGAAATGTTCCAAGTGTTGGCGAACAGAAAATATCGCCTGCTCAAAACGGGCAAGCGTTATCGTTTCGCGTTGTACATCTTTTTGGAAACTGCCACGCGCTACCTCACGCACCTGCGCGAGATCAATCGCAAGACCGAAACCATCGAAGACCAGTTGCAAAAATCCACGCGCAACCGCGAAGTGCTTGAACTGCTCAAATATCAAAAGAGCCTCACGTATTTTGCGACCGCGCTCCGTTCCAACGAAGTGATGATGGAGCGCGTCCAACGCACGCAGATCTTCAACTATTATGAAGAAGACCAGGATTTGCTCGAAGACGTGCTGACCGAAAACCAACAAGCCATTCAAATGACGAGCATCAACGCCGAGATCCTCTCCAGCATGATGGACGCGTTCGCCTCGATCATCTCGAACAACCTCAACGGCGTGATGAAAGCCCTCGCCGCGCTCACGATCATCGTCAGTTTGCCCGGCACGGTGGCGGGCTTCTTCGGCATGAACGTGATGCTGCCCCTCTCCGACGGCGAGCCGACCGCGTTCCTCATCGTCTTCGGCATCGCGCTCGCGTTAACCGCGGTCGCCACATTTATTTTTTACAAACGCGATTGGTTTTAA